One stretch of Enterobacter sp. RHBSTW-00994 DNA includes these proteins:
- the rplV gene encoding 50S ribosomal protein L22, which yields METLAQHRHARSSAQKVRLVADLIRGKKVSQALDILTYTNKKAAVLVKKVLESAIANAEHNDGADIDDLKVAKIFVDEGPSMKRIMPRAKGRADRILKRTSHITVVVSDR from the coding sequence ATGGAAACTTTAGCTCAACATCGCCATGCTCGTTCTTCTGCTCAGAAGGTTCGCCTTGTTGCTGACCTGATTCGCGGTAAGAAAGTGTCGCAGGCCCTGGACATCCTGACCTATACCAACAAGAAAGCTGCGGTATTGGTTAAGAAAGTACTGGAATCTGCCATTGCTAACGCTGAACACAACGATGGCGCTGACATTGACGATCTGAAAGTTGCGAAAATTTTCGTAGATGAAGGCCCAAGCATGAAGCGCATTATGCCGCGTGCGAAAGGTCGTGCAGATCGCATCCTGAAGCGCACCAGCCACATTACTGTGGTTGTGTCCGATCGCTGA
- the rpsS gene encoding 30S ribosomal protein S19: MPRSLKKGPFIDLHLLKKVEKAVESGDKKPLRTWSRRSTIFPNMIGLTIAVHNGRQHVPVFVSDEMVGHKLGEFAPTRTYRGHAADKKAKKK; the protein is encoded by the coding sequence ATGCCACGTTCTCTCAAGAAAGGTCCTTTTATTGACCTGCACTTGCTGAAGAAGGTAGAGAAAGCGGTGGAAAGCGGAGACAAGAAGCCCCTGCGCACTTGGTCCCGTCGTTCAACGATCTTTCCTAACATGATCGGTTTGACCATCGCTGTCCATAATGGTCGTCAGCACGTTCCAGTTTTTGTTTCCGACGAAATGGTTGGTCACAAACTGGGTGAATTCGCACCGACTCGTACTTATCGCGGCCATGCTGCTGATAAAAAAGCGAAGAAGAAATAA
- the rplD gene encoding 50S ribosomal protein L4, which yields MELVLKDAQSALTVSETTFGRDFNEALVHQVVVAYAAGARQGTRAQKTRAEVTGSGKKPWRQKGTGRARSGSIKSPIWRSGGVTFAARPQDHSQKVNKKMYRGALKSILSELVRQDRLIVVESFSVEAPKTKLLAQKLKDMALEDVLIITGELDENLFLAARNLHKVDVRDATGIDPVSLIAFDKVVMTADAVKQVEEMLA from the coding sequence CAGAGCGCGCTGACTGTTTCCGAAACTACCTTCGGTCGTGATTTCAACGAAGCGCTGGTTCACCAGGTTGTAGTTGCTTATGCAGCTGGTGCTCGTCAGGGTACTCGTGCTCAGAAGACTCGTGCTGAAGTAACTGGTTCCGGCAAAAAGCCGTGGCGCCAGAAAGGTACCGGCCGTGCGCGTTCAGGTTCTATTAAGAGCCCGATCTGGCGTTCCGGTGGCGTGACCTTCGCTGCTCGCCCACAGGACCACAGTCAAAAAGTAAACAAAAAGATGTACCGCGGCGCGCTGAAAAGCATTCTGTCCGAACTGGTACGTCAGGATCGTCTGATCGTTGTCGAATCATTCTCTGTAGAAGCGCCTAAAACTAAGCTGCTGGCACAGAAATTGAAAGACATGGCTCTGGAAGATGTGCTGATCATCACCGGTGAGCTGGACGAAAATCTGTTCCTCGCAGCACGTAACCTGCACAAGGTTGACGTTCGCGATGCAACGGGTATCGACCCGGTTAGCCTGATCGCCTTCGACAAAGTCGTAATGACTGCTGATGCTGTTAAGCAAGTTGAGGAGATGCTGGCATGA
- the rpsC gene encoding 30S ribosomal protein S3, with protein MGQKVHPNGIRLGIVKPWNSTWFANTKEFADNLDSDFKVRQYLTKELAKASVSRIVIERPAKSIRVTIHTARPGIVIGKKGEDVEKLRKVVADIAGVPAQINIAEVRKPELDAKLVADSITSQLERRVMFRRAMKRAVQNAMRLGAKGIKVEVSGRLGGAEIARTEWYREGRVPLHTLRADIDYNTSEAHTTYGVIGVKVWIFKGEILGGMAAVEQPEKPAAQPKKQQRKGRK; from the coding sequence ATGGGTCAGAAAGTACATCCTAATGGTATTCGCCTGGGTATTGTAAAACCATGGAACTCAACCTGGTTTGCGAACACCAAAGAATTCGCTGACAACCTGGACAGCGATTTTAAAGTACGTCAGTACCTGACTAAGGAACTGGCTAAAGCGTCTGTATCTCGTATCGTTATCGAGCGCCCGGCTAAAAGCATTCGTGTGACTATTCACACCGCTCGCCCGGGTATCGTTATCGGTAAGAAAGGCGAAGACGTAGAAAAACTGCGCAAGGTCGTAGCGGATATCGCTGGCGTTCCTGCACAGATCAATATCGCTGAAGTTCGTAAGCCTGAACTGGACGCTAAATTGGTTGCTGATAGCATCACTTCACAGCTGGAACGTCGTGTTATGTTCCGTCGTGCTATGAAGCGTGCTGTACAGAACGCAATGCGTCTGGGCGCTAAAGGTATCAAAGTTGAAGTTAGCGGCCGTTTGGGCGGCGCGGAAATCGCACGTACCGAATGGTACCGCGAAGGTCGCGTACCGCTGCACACTCTGCGTGCTGACATTGACTACAACACCTCTGAAGCGCACACCACTTACGGTGTAATCGGCGTTAAGGTATGGATCTTCAAAGGTGAGATCCTGGGTGGTATGGCTGCTGTTGAACAACCGGAAAAACCGGCTGCGCAACCTAAAAAGCAGCAGCGTAAAGGCCGTAAATAA
- the rplB gene encoding 50S ribosomal protein L2 yields the protein MAVVKCKPTSPGRRHVVKVVNPELHKGKPFAPLLEKNSKSGGRNNNGRITTRHIGGGHKQAYRIVDFKRNKDGIPAVVERLEYDPNRSANIALVLYKDGERRYILAPKGLKAGDQIQSGVDAAIKAGNTLPMRNIPVGSTVHNVEMKPGKGGQLARSAGTYVQIVARDGAYVTLRLRSGEMRKVEADCRATLGEVGNAEHMLRVLGKAGAARWRGVRPTVRGTAMNPVDHPHGGGEGRNFGKHPVTPWGVQTKGKKTRSNKRTDKFIVRRRSK from the coding sequence ATGGCAGTTGTTAAATGTAAACCGACATCTCCGGGTCGTCGCCACGTAGTTAAAGTGGTTAACCCTGAGCTGCACAAGGGCAAACCTTTTGCTCCGTTGCTGGAAAAAAACAGCAAATCCGGTGGTCGTAACAACAATGGCCGTATCACCACTCGTCACATCGGTGGTGGCCACAAGCAGGCTTATCGTATTGTTGACTTCAAACGCAACAAAGACGGTATCCCAGCAGTTGTTGAGCGTCTTGAGTACGATCCGAACCGTTCCGCGAACATCGCGCTGGTTCTGTACAAAGATGGCGAACGCCGTTACATCTTGGCCCCTAAAGGCCTGAAAGCTGGCGACCAGATTCAATCTGGCGTTGATGCTGCAATCAAAGCAGGTAACACCCTGCCGATGCGCAATATCCCGGTTGGTTCTACCGTTCATAACGTAGAAATGAAACCAGGTAAAGGCGGTCAGCTGGCTCGTTCCGCTGGTACTTACGTTCAGATCGTTGCTCGCGATGGTGCTTATGTCACCCTGCGTCTGCGTTCTGGTGAAATGCGTAAAGTCGAAGCAGACTGCCGTGCGACTCTGGGCGAAGTTGGCAATGCTGAGCATATGCTGCGCGTTCTGGGTAAAGCAGGTGCTGCACGCTGGCGTGGTGTTCGTCCTACCGTTCGCGGTACTGCGATGAACCCAGTCGATCACCCACATGGTGGTGGTGAAGGTCGTAACTTTGGTAAGCACCCGGTAACTCCGTGGGGCGTTCAGACCAAAGGTAAGAAGACCCGCAGCAACAAGCGTACTGATAAATTTATCGTACGTCGCCGTAGCAAATAA
- the rplW gene encoding 50S ribosomal protein L23, which yields MIREERLLKVLRAPHVSEKASTAMEKTNTIVLKVAKDATKAEIKAAVQKLFEVEVEVVNTLVVKGKVKRHGQRIGRRSDWKKAYVTLKEGQNLDFVGGAE from the coding sequence ATGATTCGTGAAGAACGTCTGCTGAAGGTGCTTCGTGCGCCGCACGTTTCTGAAAAAGCGTCTACTGCGATGGAAAAAACCAACACCATCGTTCTCAAAGTTGCTAAAGACGCGACCAAAGCAGAGATCAAAGCTGCTGTGCAGAAACTGTTTGAAGTCGAAGTCGAAGTCGTTAACACCCTGGTAGTTAAAGGGAAAGTTAAACGTCACGGACAGCGTATCGGTCGTCGTAGCGACTGGAAAAAAGCTTACGTCACCCTGAAAGAAGGCCAGAATCTGGACTTCGTTGGCGGCGCTGAGTAA